The Chlorocebus sabaeus isolate Y175 chromosome 18, mChlSab1.0.hap1, whole genome shotgun sequence genome window below encodes:
- the CTAGE1 gene encoding cTAGE family member 2 isoform X1 produces the protein MEEPKANPQPYLGLVLELLRRVVAALPEGMKPDSHPYDFPWELVIRAAVVGIFAVLFLWRSFRSVTSRLYVRREKKLAVALSGLIEEKCKLLEKFSLVQKEYEGYEVESSLKDASFERATTEAQSLEATCEKLNRFNSELQHDVLCLEKELKEEKSKHSEQNELMADISKRIQSLEDESKSLKSQVAEAKMTFKRFQMNAERLQIEIQDALNENSQLQENQKQLLQEAEVWKEQGRELIKQKRTFEDSKVHTEQVLNDKENHIRTLTERLLKMKDQTAMLREDITDDDNLELEMNNESEDGAYLDNPPKGALKKLIHAATLCASLKTLEGERNQIYIQLSEVDKTKEELTEHIKNLQTEQASLQSESTHFESENQKLQQKLKVMTELCQENETKLYRKLIVEEKCRLEKEEKLSKADEIISHATEELETYKKRAKGLEEFERTMHFYQRKSILHKKKAHNNWLAAWTAERNLNDLRKENAHNRQKLADIEFKIKLLEKDRHALDVPNAAFGREHFPYAPSPLGRPSSEMRAFLYPPTLLEGPLRRSPLLPGGGGRGPGGPGNPLDCQMTNERGEASCGRLTSLHRAPSGSRPLSPLWEEDLRMVFPPPGQSYPDSAFPPQRQDRFHSNSARRSGPAELRCFNTPSLGKLDGSMPSEMESGRNDTKGNLGNLKVPDSSLPTENEATGPGFIPPPLAPIRGPSFPVDTRGPFMRRGPPFPPPPPGTMFGASRDYCPPRAPFAMRNVYPPRSFPPYRPPRPGFPPLTTTF, from the coding sequence ATGGAGGAGCCTAAGGCTAACCCTCAGCCGTACTTGGGGCTAGTCTTGGAGTTGCTGCGCAGGGTTGTGGCAGCACTGCCTGAAGGTATGAAACCAGATTCTCATCCTTATGATTTTCCATGGGAATTGGTGATACGGGCAGCTGTTGTGGGAATTTTTGCTGTTCTCTTCTTGTGGAGAAGTTTTAGATCAGTTACGAGTCGGCTTTatgtgagaagagagaaaaagctcGCTGTGGCACTTTCTGGACTAATTGAGGAAAAATGTAAACTACTTGAAAAATTTAGCCTTGTTCAAAAAGAGTATGAAGGCTACGAAGTAGAGTCATCTTTAAAGGATGCCAGTTTTGAGAGAGCGACAACAGAAGCACAAAGTTTGGAGGCAACCTGTGAAAAGCTGAACAGGTTCAATTCTGAACTTCAGCATGATGTACTCTGTCTagaaaaagagttaaaagaagagaaatctaaacatTCTGAACAAAATGAATTGATGGCAGATATTTCCAAAAGGATACAGTCACTAGAAGATGAGTCAAAATCCCTCAAATCACAAGTAGCTGAAGCCAAAATGACTTTTAAGAGATTTCAAATGAATGCAGAACGACTGCAGATAGAAATACAAGATGCTTTGAATGAAAATTCTCAACTTCAAGAAAACCAGAAACAGCTTTTGCAAGAAGCTGAAGTATGGAAAGAACAAGGGCGTGAACTTATTAAACAGAAAAGAACATTTGAAGACTCCAAAGTACACACAGAACAAGttttaaatgataaagaaaatcacATCAGGACTCTGACTGAACGCTTGCTAAAGATGAAAGATCAGACTGCTATGCTTCGAGAAGACATAACGGATGATGATAACTTGGAATTAGAAATGAACAATGAATCGGAAGATGGTGCTTACTTAGATAATCCTCCAAAAGGAGCTTTGAAGAAACTGATTCATGCTGCTACGTTATGTGCTTCTTTAAAAACcttagaaggagaaagaaaccaAATTTATATTCAATTATCTGAAGTTGATAAAACAAAGGAAGAGCTTACAGAGCATATTAAAAATCTTCAGACTGAACAAGCATCTTTGCAGTCAGAAAGCACACATTTTGAAAGTGAGAATCAGAAACTTCAACAGAAACTTAAAGTAATGACTGAATTGTGTCAAGAAAATGAAACGAAACTCTACAGGAAATTAATAGTAGAGGAAAAATGCCggttagagaaagaagagaaactttctAAAGCAGACGAAATAATCAGCCATGCCACTGAAGAGCTGGAGACCTACAAAAAGCGAGCCAAAGGTCTTGAAGAATTTGAAAGAACTATGCATTTTTATCAAAGGAAGAGCATTCTCCATAAGAAAAAAGCACATAATAATTGGTTGGCAGCTTGGACTGCTGAAAGAAACCTCAATGATTTGAGGAAAGAAAATGCTCACaacagacaaaaattagctgatatagagtttaaaataaaacttttagaaaaagatCGTCATGCACTTGATGTTCCAAATGCAGCATTTGGCAGAGAGCATTTCCCATATGCTCCCTCACCATTGGGTCGGCCTTCATCTGAAATGAGAGCTTTTCTCTATCCTCCGACTTTGTTGGAGGGTCCACTGAGACGCTCACCTTTGCTTccagggggaggaggaagaggcccaGGAGGCCCAGGGAATCCTCTGGACTGTCAGATGACCAATGAAAGAGGAGAAGCAAGCTGTGGTAGGTTAACCAGTCTCCACAGGGCTCCTTCTGGCTCTAGGCCCCTGTCGCCTCTGTGGGAAGAGGACCTTAGGATGGTGTTTCCTCCACCGGGACAGTCATATCCTGATTCAGCTTTTCCTCCACAAAGGCAAGACAGATTTCATTCTAATTCTGCTAGACGCTCTGGACCAGCAGAACTCAGATGTTTTAATACACCTTCTTTGGGTAAATTGGATGGGTCAATGCCTTCAGAAATGGAATCCGGTAGAAATGATACCAAAGGTAATCTTGGTAATTTAAAGGTGCCTGATTCATCTCTTCCCACTGAAAATGAAGCAACTGGGCCTGGCTTTATTCCTCCACCTCTTGCTCCAATCAGAGGTCCATCGTTTCCAGTAGATACAAGAGGCCCGTTCATGAGAAGAGGACCTCCtttccctccacctcctccaggaaccaTGTTTGGAGCTTCTCGAGATTATTGTCCACCACGTGCTCCATTTGCAATGAGAAATGTCTATCCACCGAGGAGTTTTCCTCCTTACCGTCCCCCAAGACCTGGATTTCCACCCCTCACCACCACATTCTGA
- the CTAGE1 gene encoding cTAGE family member 2 isoform X2 — MEEPKANPQPYLGLVLELLRRVVAALPEGMKPDSHPYDFPWELVIRAAVVGIFAVLFLWRSFRSVTSRLYVRREKKLAVALSGLIEEKCKLLEKFSLVQKDLEATCEKLNRFNSELQHDVLCLEKELKEEKSKHSEQNELMADISKRIQSLEDESKSLKSQVAEAKMTFKRFQMNAERLQIEIQDALNENSQLQENQKQLLQEAEVWKEQGRELIKQKRTFEDSKVHTEQVLNDKENHIRTLTERLLKMKDQTAMLREDITDDDNLELEMNNESEDGAYLDNPPKGALKKLIHAATLCASLKTLEGERNQIYIQLSEVDKTKEELTEHIKNLQTEQASLQSESTHFESENQKLQQKLKVMTELCQENETKLYRKLIVEEKCRLEKEEKLSKADEIISHATEELETYKKRAKGLEEFERTMHFYQRKSILHKKKAHNNWLAAWTAERNLNDLRKENAHNRQKLADIEFKIKLLEKDRHALDVPNAAFGREHFPYAPSPLGRPSSEMRAFLYPPTLLEGPLRRSPLLPGGGGRGPGGPGNPLDCQMTNERGEASCGRLTSLHRAPSGSRPLSPLWEEDLRMVFPPPGQSYPDSAFPPQRQDRFHSNSARRSGPAELRCFNTPSLGKLDGSMPSEMESGRNDTKGNLGNLKVPDSSLPTENEATGPGFIPPPLAPIRGPSFPVDTRGPFMRRGPPFPPPPPGTMFGASRDYCPPRAPFAMRNVYPPRSFPPYRPPRPGFPPLTTTF; from the exons ATGGAGGAGCCTAAGGCTAACCCTCAGCCGTACTTGGGGCTAGTCTTGGAGTTGCTGCGCAGGGTTGTGGCAGCACTGCCTGAAGGTATGAAACCAGATTCTCATCCTTATGATTTTCCATGGGAATTGGTGATACGGGCAGCTGTTGTGGGAATTTTTGCTGTTCTCTTCTTGTGGAGAAGTTTTAGATCAGTTACGAGTCGGCTTTatgtgagaagagagaaaaagctcGCTGTGGCACTTTCTGGACTAATTGAGGAAAAATGTAAACTACTTGAAAAATTTAGCCTTGTTCAAAAAGA TTTGGAGGCAACCTGTGAAAAGCTGAACAGGTTCAATTCTGAACTTCAGCATGATGTACTCTGTCTagaaaaagagttaaaagaagagaaatctaaacatTCTGAACAAAATGAATTGATGGCAGATATTTCCAAAAGGATACAGTCACTAGAAGATGAGTCAAAATCCCTCAAATCACAAGTAGCTGAAGCCAAAATGACTTTTAAGAGATTTCAAATGAATGCAGAACGACTGCAGATAGAAATACAAGATGCTTTGAATGAAAATTCTCAACTTCAAGAAAACCAGAAACAGCTTTTGCAAGAAGCTGAAGTATGGAAAGAACAAGGGCGTGAACTTATTAAACAGAAAAGAACATTTGAAGACTCCAAAGTACACACAGAACAAGttttaaatgataaagaaaatcacATCAGGACTCTGACTGAACGCTTGCTAAAGATGAAAGATCAGACTGCTATGCTTCGAGAAGACATAACGGATGATGATAACTTGGAATTAGAAATGAACAATGAATCGGAAGATGGTGCTTACTTAGATAATCCTCCAAAAGGAGCTTTGAAGAAACTGATTCATGCTGCTACGTTATGTGCTTCTTTAAAAACcttagaaggagaaagaaaccaAATTTATATTCAATTATCTGAAGTTGATAAAACAAAGGAAGAGCTTACAGAGCATATTAAAAATCTTCAGACTGAACAAGCATCTTTGCAGTCAGAAAGCACACATTTTGAAAGTGAGAATCAGAAACTTCAACAGAAACTTAAAGTAATGACTGAATTGTGTCAAGAAAATGAAACGAAACTCTACAGGAAATTAATAGTAGAGGAAAAATGCCggttagagaaagaagagaaactttctAAAGCAGACGAAATAATCAGCCATGCCACTGAAGAGCTGGAGACCTACAAAAAGCGAGCCAAAGGTCTTGAAGAATTTGAAAGAACTATGCATTTTTATCAAAGGAAGAGCATTCTCCATAAGAAAAAAGCACATAATAATTGGTTGGCAGCTTGGACTGCTGAAAGAAACCTCAATGATTTGAGGAAAGAAAATGCTCACaacagacaaaaattagctgatatagagtttaaaataaaacttttagaaaaagatCGTCATGCACTTGATGTTCCAAATGCAGCATTTGGCAGAGAGCATTTCCCATATGCTCCCTCACCATTGGGTCGGCCTTCATCTGAAATGAGAGCTTTTCTCTATCCTCCGACTTTGTTGGAGGGTCCACTGAGACGCTCACCTTTGCTTccagggggaggaggaagaggcccaGGAGGCCCAGGGAATCCTCTGGACTGTCAGATGACCAATGAAAGAGGAGAAGCAAGCTGTGGTAGGTTAACCAGTCTCCACAGGGCTCCTTCTGGCTCTAGGCCCCTGTCGCCTCTGTGGGAAGAGGACCTTAGGATGGTGTTTCCTCCACCGGGACAGTCATATCCTGATTCAGCTTTTCCTCCACAAAGGCAAGACAGATTTCATTCTAATTCTGCTAGACGCTCTGGACCAGCAGAACTCAGATGTTTTAATACACCTTCTTTGGGTAAATTGGATGGGTCAATGCCTTCAGAAATGGAATCCGGTAGAAATGATACCAAAGGTAATCTTGGTAATTTAAAGGTGCCTGATTCATCTCTTCCCACTGAAAATGAAGCAACTGGGCCTGGCTTTATTCCTCCACCTCTTGCTCCAATCAGAGGTCCATCGTTTCCAGTAGATACAAGAGGCCCGTTCATGAGAAGAGGACCTCCtttccctccacctcctccaggaaccaTGTTTGGAGCTTCTCGAGATTATTGTCCACCACGTGCTCCATTTGCAATGAGAAATGTCTATCCACCGAGGAGTTTTCCTCCTTACCGTCCCCCAAGACCTGGATTTCCACCCCTCACCACCACATTCTGA
- the CTAGE1 gene encoding cTAGE family member 2 isoform X3, translating to MEEPKANPQPYLGLVLELLRRVVAALPEGMKPDSHPYDFPWELVIRAAVVGIFAVLFLWRSFRSVTSRLYVRREKKLAVALSGLIEEKCKLLEKFSLVQKEYEGYEVESSLKDASFERATTEAQSLEATCEKLNRFNSELQHDVLCLEKELKEEKSKHSEQNELMADISKRIQSLEDESKSLKSQVAEAKMTFKRFQMNAERLQIEIQDALNENSQLQENQKQLLQEAEVWKEQGRELIKQKRTFEDSKVHTEQVLNDKENHIRTLTERLLKMKDQTAMLREDITDDDNLELEMNNESEDGAYLDNPPKGALKKLIHAATLCASLKTLEGERNQIYIQLSEVDKTKEELTEHIKNLQTEQASLQSESTHFESENQKLQQKLKVMTELCQENETKLYRKLIVEEKCRLEKEEKLSKADEIISHATEELETYKKRAKGLEEFERTMHFYQRKSILHKKKAHNNWLAAWTAERNLNDLRKENAHNRQKLADIEFKIKLLEKDRHALDVPNAAFGRGPGGPGNPLDCQMTNERGEASCGRLTSLHRAPSGSRPLSPLWEEDLRMVFPPPGQSYPDSAFPPQRQDRFHSNSARRSGPAELRCFNTPSLGKLDGSMPSEMESGRNDTKGNLGNLKVPDSSLPTENEATGPGFIPPPLAPIRGPSFPVDTRGPFMRRGPPFPPPPPGTMFGASRDYCPPRAPFAMRNVYPPRSFPPYRPPRPGFPPLTTTF from the exons ATGGAGGAGCCTAAGGCTAACCCTCAGCCGTACTTGGGGCTAGTCTTGGAGTTGCTGCGCAGGGTTGTGGCAGCACTGCCTGAAGGTATGAAACCAGATTCTCATCCTTATGATTTTCCATGGGAATTGGTGATACGGGCAGCTGTTGTGGGAATTTTTGCTGTTCTCTTCTTGTGGAGAAGTTTTAGATCAGTTACGAGTCGGCTTTatgtgagaagagagaaaaagctcGCTGTGGCACTTTCTGGACTAATTGAGGAAAAATGTAAACTACTTGAAAAATTTAGCCTTGTTCAAAAAGAGTATGAAGGCTACGAAGTAGAGTCATCTTTAAAGGATGCCAGTTTTGAGAGAGCGACAACAGAAGCACAAAGTTTGGAGGCAACCTGTGAAAAGCTGAACAGGTTCAATTCTGAACTTCAGCATGATGTACTCTGTCTagaaaaagagttaaaagaagagaaatctaaacatTCTGAACAAAATGAATTGATGGCAGATATTTCCAAAAGGATACAGTCACTAGAAGATGAGTCAAAATCCCTCAAATCACAAGTAGCTGAAGCCAAAATGACTTTTAAGAGATTTCAAATGAATGCAGAACGACTGCAGATAGAAATACAAGATGCTTTGAATGAAAATTCTCAACTTCAAGAAAACCAGAAACAGCTTTTGCAAGAAGCTGAAGTATGGAAAGAACAAGGGCGTGAACTTATTAAACAGAAAAGAACATTTGAAGACTCCAAAGTACACACAGAACAAGttttaaatgataaagaaaatcacATCAGGACTCTGACTGAACGCTTGCTAAAGATGAAAGATCAGACTGCTATGCTTCGAGAAGACATAACGGATGATGATAACTTGGAATTAGAAATGAACAATGAATCGGAAGATGGTGCTTACTTAGATAATCCTCCAAAAGGAGCTTTGAAGAAACTGATTCATGCTGCTACGTTATGTGCTTCTTTAAAAACcttagaaggagaaagaaaccaAATTTATATTCAATTATCTGAAGTTGATAAAACAAAGGAAGAGCTTACAGAGCATATTAAAAATCTTCAGACTGAACAAGCATCTTTGCAGTCAGAAAGCACACATTTTGAAAGTGAGAATCAGAAACTTCAACAGAAACTTAAAGTAATGACTGAATTGTGTCAAGAAAATGAAACGAAACTCTACAGGAAATTAATAGTAGAGGAAAAATGCCggttagagaaagaagagaaactttctAAAGCAGACGAAATAATCAGCCATGCCACTGAAGAGCTGGAGACCTACAAAAAGCGAGCCAAAGGTCTTGAAGAATTTGAAAGAACTATGCATTTTTATCAAAGGAAGAGCATTCTCCATAAGAAAAAAGCACATAATAATTGGTTGGCAGCTTGGACTGCTGAAAGAAACCTCAATGATTTGAGGAAAGAAAATGCTCACaacagacaaaaattagctgatatagagtttaaaataaaacttttagaaaaagatCGTCATGCACTTGATGTTCCAAATGCAGCATTTG gaagaggcccaGGAGGCCCAGGGAATCCTCTGGACTGTCAGATGACCAATGAAAGAGGAGAAGCAAGCTGTGGTAGGTTAACCAGTCTCCACAGGGCTCCTTCTGGCTCTAGGCCCCTGTCGCCTCTGTGGGAAGAGGACCTTAGGATGGTGTTTCCTCCACCGGGACAGTCATATCCTGATTCAGCTTTTCCTCCACAAAGGCAAGACAGATTTCATTCTAATTCTGCTAGACGCTCTGGACCAGCAGAACTCAGATGTTTTAATACACCTTCTTTGGGTAAATTGGATGGGTCAATGCCTTCAGAAATGGAATCCGGTAGAAATGATACCAAAGGTAATCTTGGTAATTTAAAGGTGCCTGATTCATCTCTTCCCACTGAAAATGAAGCAACTGGGCCTGGCTTTATTCCTCCACCTCTTGCTCCAATCAGAGGTCCATCGTTTCCAGTAGATACAAGAGGCCCGTTCATGAGAAGAGGACCTCCtttccctccacctcctccaggaaccaTGTTTGGAGCTTCTCGAGATTATTGTCCACCACGTGCTCCATTTGCAATGAGAAATGTCTATCCACCGAGGAGTTTTCCTCCTTACCGTCCCCCAAGACCTGGATTTCCACCCCTCACCACCACATTCTGA
- the CTAGE1 gene encoding cTAGE family member 2 isoform X4, translating into MEEPKANPQPYLGLVLELLRRVVAALPEGMKPDSHPYDFPWELVIRAAVVGIFAVLFLWRSFRSVTSRLYVRREKKLAVALSGLIEEKCKLLEKFSLVQKDLEATCEKLNRFNSELQHDVLCLEKELKEEKSKHSEQNELMADISKRIQSLEDESKSLKSQVAEAKMTFKRFQMNAERLQIEIQDALNENSQLQENQKQLLQEAEVWKEQGRELIKQKRTFEDSKVHTEQVLNDKENHIRTLTERLLKMKDQTAMLREDITDDDNLELEMNNESEDGAYLDNPPKGALKKLIHAATLCASLKTLEGERNQIYIQLSEVDKTKEELTEHIKNLQTEQASLQSESTHFESENQKLQQKLKVMTELCQENETKLYRKLIVEEKCRLEKEEKLSKADEIISHATEELETYKKRAKGLEEFERTMHFYQRKSILHKKKAHNNWLAAWTAERNLNDLRKENAHNRQKLADIEFKIKLLEKDRHALDVPNAAFGRGPGGPGNPLDCQMTNERGEASCGRLTSLHRAPSGSRPLSPLWEEDLRMVFPPPGQSYPDSAFPPQRQDRFHSNSARRSGPAELRCFNTPSLGKLDGSMPSEMESGRNDTKGNLGNLKVPDSSLPTENEATGPGFIPPPLAPIRGPSFPVDTRGPFMRRGPPFPPPPPGTMFGASRDYCPPRAPFAMRNVYPPRSFPPYRPPRPGFPPLTTTF; encoded by the exons ATGGAGGAGCCTAAGGCTAACCCTCAGCCGTACTTGGGGCTAGTCTTGGAGTTGCTGCGCAGGGTTGTGGCAGCACTGCCTGAAGGTATGAAACCAGATTCTCATCCTTATGATTTTCCATGGGAATTGGTGATACGGGCAGCTGTTGTGGGAATTTTTGCTGTTCTCTTCTTGTGGAGAAGTTTTAGATCAGTTACGAGTCGGCTTTatgtgagaagagagaaaaagctcGCTGTGGCACTTTCTGGACTAATTGAGGAAAAATGTAAACTACTTGAAAAATTTAGCCTTGTTCAAAAAGA TTTGGAGGCAACCTGTGAAAAGCTGAACAGGTTCAATTCTGAACTTCAGCATGATGTACTCTGTCTagaaaaagagttaaaagaagagaaatctaaacatTCTGAACAAAATGAATTGATGGCAGATATTTCCAAAAGGATACAGTCACTAGAAGATGAGTCAAAATCCCTCAAATCACAAGTAGCTGAAGCCAAAATGACTTTTAAGAGATTTCAAATGAATGCAGAACGACTGCAGATAGAAATACAAGATGCTTTGAATGAAAATTCTCAACTTCAAGAAAACCAGAAACAGCTTTTGCAAGAAGCTGAAGTATGGAAAGAACAAGGGCGTGAACTTATTAAACAGAAAAGAACATTTGAAGACTCCAAAGTACACACAGAACAAGttttaaatgataaagaaaatcacATCAGGACTCTGACTGAACGCTTGCTAAAGATGAAAGATCAGACTGCTATGCTTCGAGAAGACATAACGGATGATGATAACTTGGAATTAGAAATGAACAATGAATCGGAAGATGGTGCTTACTTAGATAATCCTCCAAAAGGAGCTTTGAAGAAACTGATTCATGCTGCTACGTTATGTGCTTCTTTAAAAACcttagaaggagaaagaaaccaAATTTATATTCAATTATCTGAAGTTGATAAAACAAAGGAAGAGCTTACAGAGCATATTAAAAATCTTCAGACTGAACAAGCATCTTTGCAGTCAGAAAGCACACATTTTGAAAGTGAGAATCAGAAACTTCAACAGAAACTTAAAGTAATGACTGAATTGTGTCAAGAAAATGAAACGAAACTCTACAGGAAATTAATAGTAGAGGAAAAATGCCggttagagaaagaagagaaactttctAAAGCAGACGAAATAATCAGCCATGCCACTGAAGAGCTGGAGACCTACAAAAAGCGAGCCAAAGGTCTTGAAGAATTTGAAAGAACTATGCATTTTTATCAAAGGAAGAGCATTCTCCATAAGAAAAAAGCACATAATAATTGGTTGGCAGCTTGGACTGCTGAAAGAAACCTCAATGATTTGAGGAAAGAAAATGCTCACaacagacaaaaattagctgatatagagtttaaaataaaacttttagaaaaagatCGTCATGCACTTGATGTTCCAAATGCAGCATTTG gaagaggcccaGGAGGCCCAGGGAATCCTCTGGACTGTCAGATGACCAATGAAAGAGGAGAAGCAAGCTGTGGTAGGTTAACCAGTCTCCACAGGGCTCCTTCTGGCTCTAGGCCCCTGTCGCCTCTGTGGGAAGAGGACCTTAGGATGGTGTTTCCTCCACCGGGACAGTCATATCCTGATTCAGCTTTTCCTCCACAAAGGCAAGACAGATTTCATTCTAATTCTGCTAGACGCTCTGGACCAGCAGAACTCAGATGTTTTAATACACCTTCTTTGGGTAAATTGGATGGGTCAATGCCTTCAGAAATGGAATCCGGTAGAAATGATACCAAAGGTAATCTTGGTAATTTAAAGGTGCCTGATTCATCTCTTCCCACTGAAAATGAAGCAACTGGGCCTGGCTTTATTCCTCCACCTCTTGCTCCAATCAGAGGTCCATCGTTTCCAGTAGATACAAGAGGCCCGTTCATGAGAAGAGGACCTCCtttccctccacctcctccaggaaccaTGTTTGGAGCTTCTCGAGATTATTGTCCACCACGTGCTCCATTTGCAATGAGAAATGTCTATCCACCGAGGAGTTTTCCTCCTTACCGTCCCCCAAGACCTGGATTTCCACCCCTCACCACCACATTCTGA